A stretch of Miscanthus floridulus cultivar M001 chromosome 13, ASM1932011v1, whole genome shotgun sequence DNA encodes these proteins:
- the LOC136500127 gene encoding uncharacterized protein, whose translation MVDGSKAGRGRRWRGARRGKAEATGGDQGKAKDGGGGCGGAALQPTTGNSARAWRRGAGCGKGAAAAAWRSEGAGSAAGAAETTQRGEGAGSAAGAAAAARARQSKKAYLLIDFCGYLQISVYVLGAVFLRLCQVLLLSEHPFIQKLIDPSLFIHRFTERLLFPRRDKAISDTTLRIVASMKRDWMQTGRKPSGLCGVALYIAALSHRYNYTKADIVSVVRVCEATLMKRLIEFENTDSSSLTICFFLQWNFQI comes from the exons ATGGTGGACGGCAgtaaggcggggcgaggccggcggtggaggggggCAAGGCGGGGCAAGGCCGAGGCCACCGGTGGAGACCAAGGCAAGGCTAAGGACGGCGGTGGAGGATGTGGCGGCGCGGCGCTGCAGCCAACCACAGGCAACAGCGCGAGGGCATGGCGGCGCGGTGCGGGCTGCGGCAagggagcagcagcggcggcgtggcgcagcgagggcgcgggctcggccgccggagcagcagAGACGACGCAGCgcggcgagggcgcgggctcggccgccggagcagcagcggcggcgcgggcgcg GCAAAGTAAGAAAGCCTATCTTCTTATCGACTTCTGTGGCTATCTACAAATAAGTGT TTATGTCCTGGGTGCTGTTTTTCTTCGGCTCTGCCAAGTTTTGCTACTTTCAGAGCATCCATTTATTCAGAAGCTTATAGATCCCAGCCTTTTCATCCATCGTTTTACAGAAC GTTTGCTCTTTCCTAGAAGGGATAAGGCTATCTCAGACACAACTCTACGCATTGTAGCTAGCATGAAGCGAGATTGGATGCAG ACTGGGAGGAAGCCTAGTGGACTATGTGGTGTAGCATTATATATTGCTGCACTCTCTCATAGATATAACTACACTAAGGCAGATATT GTTTCTGTTGTGCGTGTGTGTGAAGCCACTCTAATGAAGCGATTGATAGAGTTTGAAAATACGGATTCTAGCAGCTTAACGATATGCTTCTTTCTTCAATGGAATTTCCAAATTTGA